The Antarcticibacterium flavum genome contains the following window.
AGATGTAGAAAGCTTATTAACCACTTTTAATGAATTTGCCGAATTAATAGCCATTGAATCACAGATCGATGTATGCCGGGACAAGAAAGATAATTTTTTGCTCAACCTTGCTATAGATGGAAAAGCAGATTATTTAGTAACAGGAGATAAAGATTTATTGGTACTGAAAAAGATTGATAAAACCCATATACTCACCTATCGGGAATTGGTGGAGAAATTAAAGGGAAATTCTTAATTACTAAGATCTGCAATTAGATGATCTAAATTTTTATCAAACTCATCCAGTTCCATTAAAGTCGATTCTCCAGAATCAATTGCATAAATTTCATTTTCCAGCTGTTCCTGCACAGAGGAAAAAGTATTTTTTCCTTCCACAAACTGTATCTCTTCCTGATCGAGTTTTTTTAGAAACCACAATAGATGTTGATAGGTTTCCTCATTCTTGATTTTAATATGCAGTGTATTCATGTTCTTTTTTTATAAAGATAAGAATATGTGCTGAATGTGTAAGGTGAATTTTAACAGAGAGCGTCTAGAATCTAGAGGCTAAAGACTGGACTTGATTGTGACTGGGTTCATGTGTAGGGGTTCTTTTTTGTATACTGTAGGCTGTATACTGTATAATGTGGGTTTCAGAGAGTCTATAGTCTGGAGGCTGGATTTGCTTGTGACGAGCTGGATGTTTTCTCCTCTTTCCTGTCATCCTGAGACCTGCGGTAAAAAATTTACCTAGCGTGAGGTGATGACGTATGAATATCATCAATGAATATAATATTCTTCTTTGCAGAATTTCTCCCGGCCTACGAAAGTTTATCGTAAAATTTGAAATGAGGTGGCGTAAGAATTTTAGGCTGTTTGAGCGAAACGTAGTATTCTCGTCAGAATACACATTCCCGCGAGTTCCTAAAATTTAGCCACCGAATGATATATTTAGATAAGGTTTCGTAAGCCTAGACTTTTTTCCTTCTTTTTTTTGCAACCGACGACCAGAGGGAGAGGATTGCAGCAAAAAAGAAGGAGCGGTCTTATGAAAGGGGGATAAACTCGACACCGTTTCTTCCATAATAGAAAGGAAAATATACTCCAATGAAATACGTCAATGATAACGAAGTGAAGGATCCCTACCCCCGGTGCAGAGGGAAGGGGCCGCAGCTAAAACAAACAGATTATCCATTGACCCAAAACTGCAAGGACTCGCTTCTCCTCCCGCAGACATTCAAAGAGAAGGTATCATTATCATCCTCGCCAGAGATCCTTAGTCGCGCGAAAAAGCGCTCCGCAGGATGACAAAATAGGGGGATGAGAGTTCCCCTCCTCCGGAGGGGTGGCCCCGTGGGCCGGGGTGGGCTGGGGGAATTTGAGATAAGGTCGTATTGAGATTAAAATTGGTAGGAGAGTCGCTGGCAGATCATAAATAGTCTCGCCTCCCTAGTTTTAATAGTAGTGTGAAGAAAAAAGAAAAATCGTCTTAGGAAGGTTTGAACGTGCTCCATTGGGAAAGAGTTCCTAAGGAAAATCCAGCCCAGCGAGTAAAACCTACCAGGTGAAATTCACGAAAAAGGTCATCGATACCCGTACTCTTCCCCGCCTCTGGAGGGGTGGCCCCATGGGCCGGGGTGGGCCTAGGGGAATTGGGAAAGGTGTCGTACCGGGAGTAGGGTTGGTAGGATAGTCGCTGGCGGATCATAAATAGTCTCGGCTCCTTAGTTTTAATAGTAGTGTGAAGAAAACAGAAAAATCGTCTTAGGAAGAAACCTCACAGGTTTCAAAAACCTGTGAGGTTTGATCGTTCTCGATAAATAAATAGCTTCTAAGGAAGATCCAGCCAGCGAGAAAGACCTACCAGGTTGAATTTCCTGCAAAGTCTATCTATCCTAATTAAAGTTTAATAATGCAAGTGAGAAACCTGGCAGGTCTGGTTCGGGGTTTCCTTCCTGTATATCTTATGAGCACCTGGGTGTAAAACCACGATGAGGGTATAATTCTTTTTCCACTTTGCCCCGCCCTAAAGGGTGGCGGAAAAAGCATTGTAACTAAAAAGCTTCTCATTTTTAATTCCCACCCTATAGGACCGGGGCATGGAATTAAAATGATCGGAATTATGATTTGAAGGAAAGTCCCGGAGATTTCTAATCAATTGGCGCATCATTCCGTAGGCACTTTTTTCCTATCTTTAATAAATCAGGAAATAAGATTATGAAATTGAAAGACCGCATAATTCAGAAAATAGAAAACCTTCGGGATGAAGAGTCTTTGCTTCAGCTTGAAAGATGGCTGGATGCTATTTCTGCTGTTGATGAAACTTTCAGCAGGGAGGAAATAAATTCTGTAATGGAAGGGTATTCTCAATATGAAAATTCTGAACTAATGGATCAGGAAGAAGTAAATCGCTCGTTTGAAGAATGGAGCAGAGGAAAATAAAATGCTAAGCCCATCGGCATACCCTGTTTAATAAGTTAGATAAGAAATCATTATTTTTGTTATAAATTATTCGGAAATGGATATTAAGGCGGAAAAAATTAAACTGATTAAATTGCTGCTGGACACAGACAATCCGCAGATTATTCATTCTATAAG
Protein-coding sequences here:
- a CDS encoding putative toxin-antitoxin system toxin component, PIN family; amino-acid sequence: MKNKRVILDTNLWISYLITNSFTEIDEFIQDGIIILVFSEELLDEFIEVAKRPKLRKFFATKDVESLLTTFNEFAELIAIESQIDVCRDKKDNFLLNLAIDGKADYLVTGDKDLLVLKKIDKTHILTYRELVEKLKGNS